In Pogoniulus pusillus isolate bPogPus1 chromosome 20, bPogPus1.pri, whole genome shotgun sequence, the following are encoded in one genomic region:
- the DPY19L3 gene encoding probable C-mannosyltransferase DPY19L3 isoform X2 produces the protein MIQAASIQQGLHGLVYDNKTESVRTINILERMNVYQEVFLSILYRILPIQQYLEPVYFYIYTLFGLQAVYVIALYVTSWLLSGTWLSGLLAACWYITNRIDTTRVEFTIPLRENWALPFFAVQIAAITYLLRAHLQPVQEKLTLVAVFMATFLFSLTWQFNQFMMLIQALALFILDCFDMLPTAKVTWLYIIQISGLLLVCVLQFFNSMILGSLLISFNTSVLIARTIQKNLKRGSLFSRLGKLILHVLLVLCLTLTINKFIKKILNLESDEHIFKFLKAKFGFGATRDFDANLYLCEEAFGLLPLNTFSRLSDTLLFYIYIFVLFLMTVAAVIVAFQNLSGSNGVNCLEKMEECTITLKPDAAYNLIHTVLFGCLALSTMRMKYLWTSHMCVFASFGLCSAEVWRPILRCIHLYTSQRMRVIKYSVPIITLLYILYKFWPGIMDELSELREFYDPDTVELMNWIKSNTPNTAVFAGSMQLLAGVKLCTGRTLTNHPHYEDKNLRERTKQIYQIYAKRSPDDVYRILRSFGTDYVILEDSICYERRHSRGCRLRDLLDIANGHIMDGLGDNEPDLKPSLYPRFCEEIKKSLPSYTTHFTRVFQNKTFHVYKLAKHK, from the exons ATGATTCAGGCTGCATCCATCCAGCAAG GTTTACATGGTTTAGTATATGACAATAAAACTGAATCTGTGAGGACAATTAACATACTTGAAAGAATGAATGTTTACCAGGAGGTGTTTCTCAGCATTCTGTATAGGATTCTTCCAATTCAG CAATACCTAGAGCCTGTTTATTTTTATATCTACACTTTGTTTGGACTTCAGGCAGTTTATGTCATTGCTCTGTATGTAACAAGCTGGCTTCTTAGTGGAACATGGCTTTCAGGGTTGTTGGCAGCTTGCTGGTATATTACAAACAG AATAGATACTACAAGAGTAGAATTCACCATTCCTTTGAGAGAGAACTGGGCACTACCGTTCTTTGCTGTTCAGATAGCAGCCATCACATACCTACTCAGAGCTCATTTGCAGCCTGTTCAAGAA aaATTGACACTTGTGGCTGTGTTCATGGCAACGTTTCTCTTTAGCCTGACTTGGCAATTTAATCAGTTCATGATGCTGATACAAGCATTGGCATTATTCATACTGGACTGTTTTGATATGCTTCCCACAGCAAAG GTTACATGGCTCTATATCATCCAGATTTCTGGATTACTGCTAGTCTGTGTCCTACAGTtctttaattctatgattcttggatCATTACTTATAAGTTTTAATACTTCTGTCTTGATAGCAAGAACAATCCAG AAAAATCTAAAAAGGGGCAGCTTGTTCAGTAGGCTTGGGAAGCTTATCCTCCATGTACTATTAGTCTTGTGCTTGACTCTTACAATAAATAAATTCATCAAG AAAATTCTTAATCTTGAGTCAGATGAACATATATTCAAATTCCTGAAAGCAAAATTTGGATTTGGGGCAACAAG aGATTTTGATGCCAACCTGTATCTTTGTGAAGAAGCTTTTGGTTTACTACCATTAAATACTTTTTCAAGACTTTCAGATACATTACTTTTTTACATCTACATATTTGTTCTCTTCCTTATGACAGTAGCAGCTGTAATTGTTGCCTTTCAGAATCTCAG TGGTTCAAATGGAGTCAATTGCTTGGAAAAAATGGAAGAATGCACAATAACACTGAAGCCTGATGCTGCTTATAACTTAATTCACACAGTTCTTTTTGGGTGCCTGGCATTAAGCACAATGAG AATGAAGTACCTCTGGACATCCCACATGTGTGTATTTGCATCTTTTGGCCTGTGCAGTGCAGAAGTATGGAGACCTATCCTGAGGTGTATTCATCTCTACACATCACAAAGG ATGCGTGTCATTAAATATTCTGTACCAATAATTACATTACTGTACATTTTGTATAAG TTCTGGCCAGGAATAATGGATGAACTGTCAGAGCTGAGAGAATTCTATGACCCAGACACTGTGGAGCTGATGAACTGGATTAA GTCAAACACTCCAaacacagcagtgtttgctgGGAGCATGCAGCTATTAGCAGGAGTCAAACTGTGCACTGGACGGACCTTAACTAATCATCCCCATTATGAGGATAAGAATttgagagagagaacaaaacag ATTTATCAGATATATGCCAAGAGATCTCCTGATGATGTTTACAGGATACTGCGATCCTTTGGCACAGACTATGTGATCCTAGAAGACAGCATTTGTTATGAAAGAAGGCACAGTAGAGGCTGTCGGCTACGTGACTTGCTGGATATAGCTAATGGCCAT ATCATGGATGGTTTGGGAGACAATGAACCTGATCTGAAACCTTCATTGTATCCTCGCTTCTGTGAGGAAATTAAGAAAAGTCTGCCTTCTTACACCACACACTTCACTAGAgtgtttcaaaacaaaacattcCATGTTTACAAACTTGCTAAGCATAAATAA
- the DPY19L3 gene encoding probable C-mannosyltransferase DPY19L3 isoform X1 translates to MTTIRQRRIGKGTEAAEDQPSEEKNVKPEGKILSDHLGGKLWNILSITVGGIAAISLGLLTSVYVATLHENDLWFSNIKEVEREISFRTECGLYYSYYKQMIQAASIQQGLHGLVYDNKTESVRTINILERMNVYQEVFLSILYRILPIQQYLEPVYFYIYTLFGLQAVYVIALYVTSWLLSGTWLSGLLAACWYITNRIDTTRVEFTIPLRENWALPFFAVQIAAITYLLRAHLQPVQEKLTLVAVFMATFLFSLTWQFNQFMMLIQALALFILDCFDMLPTAKVTWLYIIQISGLLLVCVLQFFNSMILGSLLISFNTSVLIARTIQKNLKRGSLFSRLGKLILHVLLVLCLTLTINKFIKKILNLESDEHIFKFLKAKFGFGATRDFDANLYLCEEAFGLLPLNTFSRLSDTLLFYIYIFVLFLMTVAAVIVAFQNLSGSNGVNCLEKMEECTITLKPDAAYNLIHTVLFGCLALSTMRMKYLWTSHMCVFASFGLCSAEVWRPILRCIHLYTSQRMRVIKYSVPIITLLYILYKFWPGIMDELSELREFYDPDTVELMNWIKSNTPNTAVFAGSMQLLAGVKLCTGRTLTNHPHYEDKNLRERTKQIYQIYAKRSPDDVYRILRSFGTDYVILEDSICYERRHSRGCRLRDLLDIANGHIMDGLGDNEPDLKPSLYPRFCEEIKKSLPSYTTHFTRVFQNKTFHVYKLAKHK, encoded by the exons ATGACAACCATAAGGCAGAGAAGGATTGGGAAAggcacagaagcagctgaagatcagccttcagaagagaagaATGTGAAGCCTGAGGGGAAAATTCTGTCTG atcatctaggtgGAAAGCTGTGGAACATACTATCAATAACCGTTGGTGGAATTGCTGCCATCTCTCTTGGACTTCTCACATCTGTTTATGTTGCTACACTGCATGAGAATGATCTGTGGTTTTCCAATATTAAG GAAGTTGAGAGAGAAATTTCATTCAGAACAGAATGTGGACTTTATTATTCCTACTACAAACAGATGATTCAGGCTGCATCCATCCAGCAAG GTTTACATGGTTTAGTATATGACAATAAAACTGAATCTGTGAGGACAATTAACATACTTGAAAGAATGAATGTTTACCAGGAGGTGTTTCTCAGCATTCTGTATAGGATTCTTCCAATTCAG CAATACCTAGAGCCTGTTTATTTTTATATCTACACTTTGTTTGGACTTCAGGCAGTTTATGTCATTGCTCTGTATGTAACAAGCTGGCTTCTTAGTGGAACATGGCTTTCAGGGTTGTTGGCAGCTTGCTGGTATATTACAAACAG AATAGATACTACAAGAGTAGAATTCACCATTCCTTTGAGAGAGAACTGGGCACTACCGTTCTTTGCTGTTCAGATAGCAGCCATCACATACCTACTCAGAGCTCATTTGCAGCCTGTTCAAGAA aaATTGACACTTGTGGCTGTGTTCATGGCAACGTTTCTCTTTAGCCTGACTTGGCAATTTAATCAGTTCATGATGCTGATACAAGCATTGGCATTATTCATACTGGACTGTTTTGATATGCTTCCCACAGCAAAG GTTACATGGCTCTATATCATCCAGATTTCTGGATTACTGCTAGTCTGTGTCCTACAGTtctttaattctatgattcttggatCATTACTTATAAGTTTTAATACTTCTGTCTTGATAGCAAGAACAATCCAG AAAAATCTAAAAAGGGGCAGCTTGTTCAGTAGGCTTGGGAAGCTTATCCTCCATGTACTATTAGTCTTGTGCTTGACTCTTACAATAAATAAATTCATCAAG AAAATTCTTAATCTTGAGTCAGATGAACATATATTCAAATTCCTGAAAGCAAAATTTGGATTTGGGGCAACAAG aGATTTTGATGCCAACCTGTATCTTTGTGAAGAAGCTTTTGGTTTACTACCATTAAATACTTTTTCAAGACTTTCAGATACATTACTTTTTTACATCTACATATTTGTTCTCTTCCTTATGACAGTAGCAGCTGTAATTGTTGCCTTTCAGAATCTCAG TGGTTCAAATGGAGTCAATTGCTTGGAAAAAATGGAAGAATGCACAATAACACTGAAGCCTGATGCTGCTTATAACTTAATTCACACAGTTCTTTTTGGGTGCCTGGCATTAAGCACAATGAG AATGAAGTACCTCTGGACATCCCACATGTGTGTATTTGCATCTTTTGGCCTGTGCAGTGCAGAAGTATGGAGACCTATCCTGAGGTGTATTCATCTCTACACATCACAAAGG ATGCGTGTCATTAAATATTCTGTACCAATAATTACATTACTGTACATTTTGTATAAG TTCTGGCCAGGAATAATGGATGAACTGTCAGAGCTGAGAGAATTCTATGACCCAGACACTGTGGAGCTGATGAACTGGATTAA GTCAAACACTCCAaacacagcagtgtttgctgGGAGCATGCAGCTATTAGCAGGAGTCAAACTGTGCACTGGACGGACCTTAACTAATCATCCCCATTATGAGGATAAGAATttgagagagagaacaaaacag ATTTATCAGATATATGCCAAGAGATCTCCTGATGATGTTTACAGGATACTGCGATCCTTTGGCACAGACTATGTGATCCTAGAAGACAGCATTTGTTATGAAAGAAGGCACAGTAGAGGCTGTCGGCTACGTGACTTGCTGGATATAGCTAATGGCCAT ATCATGGATGGTTTGGGAGACAATGAACCTGATCTGAAACCTTCATTGTATCCTCGCTTCTGTGAGGAAATTAAGAAAAGTCTGCCTTCTTACACCACACACTTCACTAGAgtgtttcaaaacaaaacattcCATGTTTACAAACTTGCTAAGCATAAATAA